The following are encoded together in the Acidobacteriota bacterium genome:
- a CDS encoding glycosyl hydrolase gives MLLPRPSAILALAVAAATAGPTWSQDEPDPFQGIEFRLVGPSRGGRVTAVAGHTSHPYSFYMGSTGGGVWRTTNAGISWENLSDAYFKAGSVGAVTVAPSDANVIYVGMGSAQPRGNVSIGDGVYRSIDAGESWQHIGLPRAGAISKVEVHPNDPNVLWVGVLGQIFGSNPERGVYRSTDGGATWEQVLYISDDAGIADLELDPFNPRVLYAAAWRVERKPWTLIDGSDEGGLFRSTDGGDTWEQLEGGLPTGVLGRIGVSASPARRGRLWTIITAAEGRGGIFRSEDHGDTWKKVSDEPELLTRGWYYSHIDADAADPNTVWGSNVRFFRSVDAGATWERVGTPHADNHDLWINPEHPHIMVQGNDGGANVSVDGGRSWSTQNNQPTAEFYRVTVDNQFPYRIYGAQQDNSTISVPSRPMPELTPTQHWHSVAGAESGHIAVHPEQPHLVYSGNYLGRIDRYDHRSGTARNMILYPQMQDGTAPRDLRYRFQWNAPILISRHDPDVVYHTSNYVHRTRDGGWTWETISPDLTTDDDEKQGVPGGPVQHDHTGVEVYNTIFALAESPHTAGEIWAGSDDGRIHVSRDNGATWVDVTPAGMPADGTVNSIDVSQHDPGRVYVGVYRYRMNDYTPYIFRTDDGGESWRTLTDGLPADHFVRVVREDPEASGLLFAGTEFGLYASFDGGDSWSSFQLNLPRTPITDLLIHESVGNPDLVLATQGRSFWVLDDLGAVRELAGEVAAGTVRDEPRLFTPEPTVRIDRPGSGGGFTNGASIWFDLPEEPASRVELVIFPDGSDRVLRRFVSVPEGEEIEGGEKERPRIESFEAKAGLNRVVWNLRGQAPHLVEGAIMSLSYTGGPYLPPGSYRATLTVAGSAEAEAGDWSDSRTFEVLADPRLEDISRADLEEQYALLDQLSARLTAIHDAIGGLRSVREQAGALEERLDEAGVPELRPAVEAILERAGELDERLIQSRSRVSQDALNFQPRIDNQYAYLYTHVFGNTARPTAGARRRLEDLEAELLPILEAVAELTGPQLAELNRRARELAIPAVQPPAGR, from the coding sequence ATGTTGCTCCCCCGCCCCTCAGCCATCCTTGCGCTCGCGGTAGCCGCCGCCACAGCCGGTCCGACCTGGAGCCAGGACGAGCCCGACCCCTTCCAGGGGATCGAGTTTCGGCTCGTCGGCCCCAGCCGCGGCGGCCGGGTCACCGCAGTCGCCGGGCACACATCCCATCCCTACTCCTTCTACATGGGCTCGACCGGCGGGGGCGTCTGGCGCACCACGAACGCTGGCATCTCCTGGGAGAACCTGAGCGACGCCTACTTCAAGGCCGGTTCCGTCGGCGCGGTGACCGTCGCCCCGAGTGACGCCAACGTGATCTACGTGGGGATGGGATCGGCCCAGCCCCGCGGCAACGTGTCCATCGGCGACGGCGTGTACCGCTCCATCGACGCTGGCGAGAGCTGGCAGCACATCGGCTTGCCGCGGGCCGGCGCCATCAGCAAGGTCGAGGTGCATCCGAACGACCCGAACGTGCTCTGGGTCGGCGTGCTCGGCCAGATCTTCGGCAGCAACCCGGAACGCGGCGTCTACCGCTCAACCGATGGCGGGGCAACCTGGGAGCAGGTGCTCTACATCTCGGACGACGCCGGGATCGCCGACCTGGAGCTCGACCCCTTCAACCCCCGCGTCCTCTACGCTGCGGCCTGGCGGGTCGAGCGCAAGCCCTGGACCCTGATCGACGGCAGCGACGAGGGCGGCCTCTTCCGCTCGACGGACGGCGGCGACACCTGGGAACAGCTCGAGGGCGGCCTGCCCACCGGTGTGCTCGGCCGGATCGGCGTCTCCGCGTCGCCGGCGCGGCGCGGGCGTCTGTGGACGATCATCACCGCGGCGGAAGGCCGCGGCGGCATCTTCCGCTCCGAGGATCACGGCGACACCTGGAAGAAGGTGAGCGACGAGCCGGAACTGCTCACGCGCGGCTGGTACTACAGCCACATCGACGCCGACGCGGCCGATCCGAACACGGTCTGGGGCTCGAACGTCCGCTTCTTCCGGTCCGTCGACGCCGGGGCCACCTGGGAACGGGTGGGCACGCCGCACGCCGACAACCACGACCTCTGGATCAACCCGGAGCACCCCCACATCATGGTGCAGGGGAACGACGGCGGCGCCAACGTGAGCGTGGACGGCGGCCGTTCCTGGTCGACCCAGAACAACCAGCCGACCGCCGAGTTCTACCGGGTCACCGTCGACAACCAGTTCCCCTACCGCATCTACGGCGCCCAGCAGGACAACAGCACGATCTCCGTGCCGTCGCGGCCGATGCCCGAACTCACGCCGACCCAGCACTGGCACTCGGTGGCCGGCGCCGAGAGCGGGCACATTGCCGTCCACCCCGAGCAGCCCCACCTCGTCTACTCGGGCAACTACCTGGGCCGGATCGACCGCTACGACCACCGCAGCGGCACGGCCCGCAACATGATCCTCTACCCCCAGATGCAGGACGGCACGGCGCCGCGCGACCTGCGCTACCGCTTCCAGTGGAACGCGCCGATCCTCATCTCCCGGCACGATCCCGACGTCGTGTACCACACGTCGAACTACGTCCATCGCACCCGCGACGGCGGCTGGACCTGGGAGACGATCTCGCCCGACCTGACGACCGACGACGACGAGAAGCAGGGAGTGCCCGGCGGCCCCGTACAGCACGACCACACTGGCGTCGAGGTCTACAACACGATCTTCGCGCTCGCCGAGTCGCCGCACACGGCGGGCGAGATCTGGGCGGGCAGCGACGACGGCCGCATCCACGTCAGCCGGGACAACGGCGCCACTTGGGTCGACGTCACGCCGGCGGGAATGCCGGCCGACGGCACGGTCAACTCGATCGACGTTTCGCAACACGATCCGGGGCGCGTCTACGTCGGCGTCTATCGCTACCGGATGAACGACTACACGCCGTACATCTTCCGCACGGACGACGGCGGCGAAAGCTGGAGGACCCTGACCGATGGTCTGCCGGCCGACCATTTCGTGCGCGTCGTGCGTGAAGATCCAGAGGCCTCCGGCCTGCTTTTCGCCGGTACCGAGTTCGGACTCTACGCCTCCTTCGACGGCGGGGATTCCTGGAGTTCGTTCCAGTTGAACCTGCCGCGGACGCCGATCACCGACCTGCTGATTCACGAGAGCGTCGGCAACCCGGACCTGGTCCTGGCGACTCAGGGCCGGAGCTTCTGGGTGCTCGACGACCTCGGCGCGGTGCGCGAACTCGCCGGAGAAGTCGCCGCCGGCACGGTGCGCGACGAGCCCCGGCTGTTCACCCCCGAGCCCACGGTCCGAATCGACCGGCCCGGCAGCGGCGGGGGCTTCACCAACGGCGCCTCGATCTGGTTCGACCTCCCGGAAGAGCCGGCGAGTCGGGTCGAACTGGTGATCTTCCCTGACGGCAGCGACAGGGTTCTGCGGCGCTTCGTGTCAGTGCCGGAAGGCGAAGAGATCGAGGGCGGCGAGAAAGAACGTCCACGGATCGAGTCCTTCGAGGCGAAGGCGGGACTCAACCGGGTTGTCTGGAACCTGCGCGGTCAGGCGCCCCACCTGGTCGAGGGGGCGATCATGTCCCTGTCCTACACCGGGGGCCCCTATCTGCCGCCGGGGAGCTACCGGGCGACGCTGACGGTCGCCGGCAGCGCTGAAGCCGAGGCCGGCGACTGGTCGGACAGCCGGACCTTCGAAGTGCTCGCGGACCCGCGGCTCGAGGACATTTCCCGGGCCGATCTGGAGGAACAGTACGCCCTGCTCGACCAGTTGTCGGCACGCTTGACGGCGATCCACGACGCGATCGGCGGCCTGCGCAGCGTCCGGGAACAGGCCGGAGCCCTCGAGGAACGCCTCGACGAGGCCGGCGTCCCGGAGCTGAGACCTGCCGTCGAGGCGATCCTGGAGCGCGCCGGGGAACTCGACGAGCGCCTGATCCAGTCGCGGAGCCGCGTCTCCCAGGACGCGCTGAACTTCCAGCCCCGGATCGACAACCAGTACGCGTACCTCTACACTCACGTCTTCGGCAACACCGCCCGGCCGACGGCCGGCGCGCGGCGTCGCCTTGAGGACCTCGAGGCCGAACTCCTGCCGATCCTCGAGGCCGTAGCCGAGTTGACCGGACCACAGCTTGCAGAACTGAACCGGCGAGCCCGGGAGCTGGCGATTCCCGCCGTCCAACCACCAGCCGGACGATAG
- a CDS encoding DUF5916 domain-containing protein, whose amino-acid sequence MPRQHLQRGAIALIALLAAGDGVAAAQVETRSDRPRLRAQRLAEAPMIDGDVLGEELWLDVDYGTGFQQVEPFEGQPASERTEVRVAFDSANLYIAVICFDRDASSLAISDSRRDAMLQNEDSFRVVLDTYGDRQNGFVFGTNIAGIQYDGQFTNQGRGGGSSRSGSSGGANLDWDTSWTVRTSSGDFGWSAEMAIPFRSLRYGSDRAVWGLNFERNIRRKNETAFWAHLGRQHDVFRVSEAGHLVGVEPPRQRNLQLTPYVLSTGRENVDGSVDDSEVGMDLKYSVTPSLTLDVTVNTDFAQVEADDQQINLDRFSLFFPEKRPFFLENSGLFRVGSRSSFRGGTELFFSRRIGLSGGMPVPILGGARLSGRAGGFNVGFLNMQTDGIGDLHGNNFTVARLGREYRNRSRAGVLVVNREGTGSLAPDDDYNRTFAVDGQVGIGQFTDVSGWAARTETPGLTGRDHGFGLDGGYSSPFWRWRLGYAEIGEDFNPEVGFLSRSGYRQFNGYIRRRFRPAGEGRVKEFGPRAFYDGFWNFDGYKETQRYSVGGEVEFRNGAQISLSAGGRYEGLLDPFTLAGIVHVPAGEYDDHGFFLFGNTNRGRAVSLFVRVQGGGFFGGDQLVLDPWLSIRLGDYLTSELSWSYNDIDLPMGAFKTHLGSLRVTYAFSTSLLLQALIQYNDLTHSVNTNVRFSWLNEANRGLFVVYNEISEFGVLGLDTPDRSLAVKFNRTFDVFR is encoded by the coding sequence ATGCCGCGACAACACCTCCAGCGCGGCGCTATCGCGCTGATCGCCCTCCTTGCGGCCGGCGACGGCGTCGCGGCAGCGCAGGTCGAGACGCGAAGCGATCGCCCCCGGCTGCGCGCCCAGCGTCTCGCTGAGGCCCCCATGATCGACGGCGACGTGCTCGGCGAAGAGCTCTGGCTCGACGTCGACTACGGCACCGGCTTCCAACAGGTAGAGCCGTTCGAAGGTCAACCGGCGAGCGAACGCACCGAGGTGCGGGTGGCGTTCGACAGCGCCAACCTCTACATCGCAGTCATCTGTTTCGACCGTGACGCTTCCTCCCTGGCGATCTCGGACAGCCGCCGCGACGCCATGCTCCAGAACGAGGACAGCTTCCGGGTCGTTCTCGACACGTACGGCGACCGGCAGAACGGTTTCGTCTTCGGGACGAACATCGCGGGCATCCAGTACGACGGCCAGTTCACGAACCAGGGACGTGGCGGCGGTTCCTCCCGCAGCGGCAGTTCCGGCGGCGCCAATCTGGACTGGGACACCTCCTGGACAGTGCGGACGTCGAGCGGCGACTTCGGCTGGAGCGCGGAGATGGCGATTCCCTTCCGCAGTCTCCGGTACGGATCGGACCGCGCGGTCTGGGGCCTGAACTTCGAGCGCAACATCCGGCGCAAGAACGAGACCGCGTTCTGGGCCCACCTCGGCCGCCAGCACGACGTGTTCCGGGTGTCGGAAGCCGGGCACCTGGTCGGCGTGGAACCGCCGCGCCAGCGAAATCTGCAGTTGACTCCCTACGTCCTGAGCACGGGACGCGAGAACGTGGACGGCAGCGTCGATGACAGCGAAGTTGGCATGGACCTCAAGTACAGCGTCACCCCGAGCCTCACGCTCGACGTGACCGTCAACACCGACTTCGCCCAAGTGGAGGCCGACGATCAGCAGATCAACCTGGACCGTTTCAGCCTGTTCTTCCCCGAGAAGCGACCCTTCTTCCTGGAGAACTCCGGCCTGTTCCGGGTCGGCAGCCGGTCCTCGTTCCGGGGCGGCACCGAACTCTTCTTCAGCCGCCGGATCGGCCTGAGCGGCGGCATGCCCGTGCCCATCCTCGGCGGCGCCCGCCTGTCCGGTAGGGCCGGTGGATTCAACGTCGGCTTCCTGAACATGCAGACCGACGGCATCGGGGACCTCCACGGCAACAACTTCACCGTGGCGCGGCTCGGCCGCGAGTACCGCAACCGGAGCCGGGCCGGCGTGCTGGTCGTGAACCGCGAGGGCACCGGCTCGCTGGCGCCTGACGACGACTACAACCGGACCTTCGCCGTCGACGGCCAGGTCGGCATCGGCCAGTTCACGGACGTGTCGGGCTGGGCGGCCCGGACCGAAACCCCCGGCCTGACTGGCCGGGACCATGGTTTCGGCCTCGACGGCGGCTACAGTTCCCCGTTCTGGCGCTGGCGTCTCGGCTATGCCGAGATCGGCGAGGACTTCAACCCCGAGGTCGGTTTCCTCAGCCGCTCCGGCTACCGCCAGTTCAACGGCTACATTCGGCGCCGCTTCCGCCCGGCCGGCGAGGGCCGTGTCAAGGAGTTCGGTCCGCGCGCCTTCTACGACGGCTTCTGGAACTTCGACGGTTACAAGGAAACCCAGCGCTACTCCGTCGGCGGCGAAGTCGAGTTCCGAAACGGCGCGCAGATCAGCCTCTCCGCCGGCGGCCGCTACGAGGGGCTGCTCGACCCCTTCACGCTCGCCGGCATCGTGCACGTACCCGCCGGGGAGTACGACGACCACGGCTTCTTCCTGTTCGGCAACACGAACCGGGGACGTGCCGTGAGCCTGTTCGTCAGAGTCCAGGGCGGGGGCTTCTTCGGCGGCGACCAGCTCGTACTGGATCCCTGGCTGAGCATCCGCCTCGGCGACTACCTGACATCCGAGCTGAGCTGGTCCTACAACGACATCGACCTCCCGATGGGCGCCTTCAAGACCCACCTCGGCAGCCTGCGCGTCACGTACGCCTTCAGCACCAGTCTGCTCCTCCAGGCGCTGATCCAGTACAACGACCTGACCCACAGCGTCAACACGAACGTTCGCTTCAGTTGGCTGAACGAGGCGAACCGGGGGCTCTTCGTCGTCTACAACGAGATCTCGGAGTTCGGTGTACTCGGCCTGGATACGCCGGACCGGAGCCTGGCCGTTAAGTTCAACCGCACTTTTGACGTCTTCCGCTAA
- the ggt gene encoding gamma-glutamyltransferase translates to MVATSHPAATLAGLDMLRAGGSAIDGAVAAAAMLAVVEPMMTGIGGDAFLLYYLADPDGGRGELLGLNGSGRSPLALERNDITGPAIDPDTWPAVTVPGAVDLWQTAHRRLGRLRFADLLGPALETAEAGFPVSERVQSMWTACTERLRRDPAATEHYLLDGDAPALGAVFRSHALARSLRQIAQDGRDAFYEGPIAEEIVRYARATGGFLQLEDFRRHRSTWVDPIGTLYRGREVFQLPPNGQGLGVLLMLNLLENFDLASMDVAGTEYTHLLVESKKLAYADLHAHVGDPENKPLRGSGGVPLAELLDKAYARERSRLIDPGRPADGPAPGGIPTGAAAVGSDTVYLAVVDGDGNAASFINSLFSPFGAAIAGGDTGIMLHCRGAGFTLEPGHPNEYRPGKRPFHTIIPGMVLDRGRLELCYGVMGGPFQPQGHVQLLTNHYDHGLPLQAAIDRPRWRHTAGLDLLCERGMEPETVEGLAALGHRVRNAGGAEFGGAQAIRVDQHGTLYGASDPRKDGAALGY, encoded by the coding sequence ATGGTGGCGACATCCCACCCCGCCGCCACCCTGGCCGGGCTCGACATGCTGCGGGCCGGTGGTTCGGCGATCGACGGCGCGGTCGCGGCCGCCGCGATGCTGGCGGTGGTCGAGCCGATGATGACCGGCATCGGCGGCGACGCCTTCCTGCTCTACTACTTGGCCGATCCCGACGGCGGACGTGGCGAACTCCTGGGCCTCAACGGCAGCGGCCGCTCGCCGCTGGCCCTGGAGCGGAACGACATCACCGGCCCGGCGATCGATCCGGACACCTGGCCGGCAGTCACCGTCCCCGGCGCGGTCGATCTCTGGCAGACCGCACACCGGCGCCTCGGACGGCTTCGCTTCGCCGACCTGCTCGGTCCGGCGCTCGAAACGGCTGAAGCGGGCTTCCCCGTCAGTGAGCGCGTCCAGTCGATGTGGACGGCGTGCACGGAGCGACTGCGCCGCGATCCCGCGGCGACGGAGCACTACCTCCTCGACGGCGACGCGCCCGCACTCGGCGCGGTGTTCCGGTCTCACGCCCTCGCAAGATCGCTGCGGCAGATCGCGCAAGACGGCCGCGACGCCTTCTACGAGGGTCCGATCGCCGAGGAGATCGTCCGCTACGCGCGCGCCACCGGCGGTTTCCTCCAGCTCGAGGACTTCCGGCGGCATCGCTCGACCTGGGTCGATCCGATCGGCACGCTGTACCGCGGCCGCGAGGTCTTCCAGTTGCCGCCCAACGGCCAGGGACTTGGCGTCCTGCTGATGCTGAACCTGCTGGAGAACTTCGACCTCGCCTCGATGGACGTGGCTGGAACCGAGTACACGCATCTCCTGGTCGAGTCGAAGAAGCTGGCCTACGCCGACCTCCACGCCCACGTCGGCGATCCGGAGAACAAGCCGCTTCGGGGCTCCGGAGGCGTTCCGCTGGCCGAGCTGCTCGATAAGGCCTACGCCCGCGAGCGCAGCCGCCTGATCGACCCCGGTCGGCCGGCCGACGGCCCCGCGCCCGGCGGGATCCCGACCGGCGCCGCCGCGGTGGGCTCCGACACGGTCTACCTGGCCGTCGTCGACGGCGACGGCAACGCCGCCTCCTTCATCAACTCCCTGTTCTCGCCCTTCGGAGCGGCAATCGCCGGCGGCGACACGGGCATCATGCTCCACTGCCGGGGCGCCGGCTTCACCCTAGAACCCGGCCATCCCAACGAGTACCGCCCCGGCAAACGCCCCTTCCACACGATCATCCCCGGCATGGTTCTGGACCGGGGCCGGCTCGAGCTCTGCTACGGAGTGATGGGCGGTCCGTTCCAGCCCCAGGGCCACGTGCAGCTCCTGACCAACCACTACGATCACGGGCTTCCCCTCCAGGCGGCGATCGACCGGCCCCGGTGGCGCCACACGGCCGGCCTCGATCTTCTGTGCGAGCGAGGCATGGAGCCCGAAACCGTAGAGGGGCTCGCGGCGCTCGGCCACCGGGTACGCAACGCCGGCGGCGCCGAGTTCGGTGGCGCCCAGGCAATCAGGGTCGACCAGCACGGCACGCTTTACGGCGCCTCCGATCCGCGAAAGGACGGAGCGGCGCTCGGCTACTGA
- a CDS encoding GNAT family N-acetyltransferase: MDDAAAQAGDRTEQRQIELRIVQSIADIPSRAWDRLLRPGDRPFLSWTFLEALERTGCVAPDRGWLPFHLTAWNADDDLIAAAPAYIKNDGMGDFSRDWAFGDAVQAVGGRFYPKLVVGVPFSPVTGRRILAAADIDPAVAARLLVQLAAHTAREVGVASVHVLYHSEREASALGEAGLSRRVMVQYHWNNYDYRTPEDWLLKLRSKRRTQCRRERREPARQGIAIRTVRGQEIAADPEHWAETAFRLYGTTCDRYMWGGRYLNREMFSDLFTLLGNEVELVVAEREDRVVAGAINLRSDTHLYGRYWGCHEQHRFLHFNVCLYHSIDECIEHGVQVFEGGAGGEHKISRGFEPAPVYSSHLFLDEKLNSLLGAALQRDAKRHLEGIEAWRGNRAQLG, translated from the coding sequence ATGGACGATGCTGCGGCCCAGGCAGGCGACCGCACCGAACAGCGGCAGATCGAACTCAGGATCGTCCAGTCGATCGCCGACATTCCCTCCAGGGCCTGGGACCGTCTCCTCCGGCCCGGCGACCGGCCGTTCCTGTCCTGGACATTCCTCGAAGCGCTCGAACGGACCGGCTGCGTAGCGCCCGACCGCGGCTGGCTGCCCTTCCACCTCACCGCCTGGAACGCTGACGACGACCTGATCGCGGCTGCCCCCGCCTACATCAAGAACGATGGCATGGGCGACTTCTCCCGGGACTGGGCCTTCGGCGACGCGGTACAGGCGGTCGGCGGCCGCTTCTACCCGAAGCTGGTGGTCGGCGTCCCCTTCTCTCCGGTCACCGGACGCCGCATTCTGGCCGCCGCCGACATCGACCCGGCGGTCGCTGCCAGGCTCCTCGTACAGCTTGCCGCTCACACCGCTCGTGAAGTCGGTGTGGCCTCCGTCCACGTGCTCTACCACAGCGAGCGGGAGGCCTCAGCCCTCGGCGAGGCCGGCCTCTCCCGACGGGTCATGGTGCAGTACCACTGGAACAACTACGACTACCGCACGCCGGAGGACTGGCTACTGAAACTCCGCTCCAAGCGCCGCACCCAGTGCCGCCGCGAGCGCCGCGAACCGGCAAGGCAGGGCATCGCCATCCGCACCGTGCGCGGCCAGGAGATCGCGGCCGATCCCGAGCATTGGGCCGAGACCGCATTCCGTCTCTACGGCACGACCTGCGACAGGTACATGTGGGGTGGCCGCTACCTGAACCGCGAGATGTTCTCCGACCTGTTCACGCTCCTCGGCAACGAGGTCGAGCTGGTGGTCGCCGAACGCGAAGACCGGGTCGTCGCCGGTGCTATCAACCTGCGCTCGGACACGCACCTCTACGGCCGCTACTGGGGCTGCCATGAGCAGCACCGCTTCCTCCACTTCAACGTCTGCCTCTACCACTCGATCGACGAGTGCATCGAACACGGCGTCCAGGTTTTCGAGGGCGGCGCCGGCGGAGAGCACAAGATCAGCCGGGGCTTCGAGCCCGCGCCCGTCTACAGCTCGCACCTGTTCCTGGACGAGAAGCTGAACTCGCTGCTCGGCGCGGCACTGCAGCGCGACGCGAAGCGACACCTCGAGGGAATCGAGGCGTGGCGCGGCAACCGGGCCCAACTCGGCTAG
- the clpA gene encoding ATP-dependent Clp protease ATP-binding subunit ClpA codes for MTEDLRQSLRRAMLEASSRRHEYVTLEHLLLALCGDPVGAKALQSVGVRLPRLVHELEEFLEQQLETLPPVLPADAADESAGAAPVEAEGETDRVEQAPDSGDEDESPPKQTIAFWRVIERAAMHAHGAGKSELDAGAVIASLMREKESQAVYLLQRQEVTRLDVIRYLSHGTVKQGGGLPAPQRVEPNAEGEEEQEEVEDPLEQFASNLNERAAEGSIDPLVGRLDEVRVLCETLARRRKNNPVLVGDPGVGKTAIVEGLALAVHEGNVPELISKVTIYALDMGALLAGTRYRGDFEQRLKAVIDRIISEPEHILFIDEIHTIVGAGAVSSGSLDASNILKPGLASGKLRCIGSTTHAEYKGSFDRDRALARRFQMIEIDEPSIEESAEILRGLRDRYEDHHEVKYADEALDAAADLSARYLLDRRLPDKAIDLVDQAGAANRLVAAKERKSVLDPVDMERVVASMAKIPEKSVSSDDRDALLNLEEELKAVIFGQDEAIRSISSAVKLGRAGLGTLERPIGSFLFSGPTGVGKTELARQLAQVLGIAFTRFDMSEYMEKHTVSRLIGAPPGYVGFDQGGLLTDAIRRTPHTVLLLDEIEKAHPDVYNILLQVMDHATLTDNNGRKADFRHVILIMTTNAGGRELTTKPMGFGDRSKLSAEAASKPAVERLFTPEFRNRIDAWVVFKALEMDSVRLIVDKLVGELGGQLDDRKIAIELTEAARDWLAEHGYEPDFGARPMRRLIDEKIKRKLADEILFGKLADGGKITVDAKEGASLEDGLLLRTRRKRRAKRKKPN; via the coding sequence ATGACCGAGGACCTGCGGCAATCGCTGCGACGGGCGATGCTCGAGGCGTCCTCACGCCGGCACGAGTACGTCACGCTCGAGCACCTGCTGCTCGCTCTGTGTGGCGACCCGGTGGGGGCGAAGGCGCTGCAGTCGGTCGGCGTTCGCCTGCCCCGACTGGTCCACGAGCTCGAGGAGTTCCTCGAGCAGCAACTGGAAACGCTGCCGCCGGTGCTCCCCGCCGATGCGGCGGACGAGTCGGCAGGCGCCGCGCCAGTCGAGGCGGAAGGCGAGACCGACAGGGTCGAGCAGGCCCCGGACTCCGGCGACGAAGACGAGTCGCCTCCCAAGCAGACGATCGCGTTCTGGAGGGTCATCGAACGCGCGGCCATGCACGCCCACGGCGCCGGCAAGAGTGAACTGGACGCCGGCGCGGTGATCGCTTCGCTGATGCGGGAGAAGGAATCCCAGGCGGTCTACCTGCTCCAGCGCCAGGAAGTAACCCGCCTCGACGTCATCCGCTACCTCTCACACGGCACGGTCAAGCAGGGCGGCGGCCTTCCAGCCCCACAGCGCGTCGAGCCGAACGCGGAAGGCGAGGAGGAGCAAGAAGAGGTCGAGGATCCACTCGAGCAGTTCGCATCGAACCTGAACGAGCGCGCGGCCGAGGGATCCATCGATCCCCTGGTCGGGCGGCTCGATGAGGTCCGGGTCCTGTGCGAAACGCTGGCCCGCCGGCGCAAGAACAACCCGGTCCTGGTCGGCGATCCGGGGGTCGGCAAGACGGCGATTGTCGAGGGGCTGGCGCTCGCCGTCCACGAGGGGAACGTGCCCGAGCTGATCTCCAAGGTGACGATCTACGCGCTCGACATGGGCGCGCTCCTCGCTGGAACCCGCTATCGCGGCGACTTCGAGCAACGGCTGAAGGCGGTGATCGACCGGATCATCTCGGAGCCCGAACACATCCTCTTCATCGACGAGATCCACACGATCGTCGGCGCCGGCGCCGTGTCGTCGGGCTCGCTCGACGCCTCGAACATCCTGAAGCCCGGCCTCGCCTCGGGCAAGCTGCGCTGCATCGGCTCCACGACCCATGCCGAGTACAAGGGCTCGTTCGACCGCGACCGGGCGCTCGCACGCCGCTTCCAGATGATCGAGATCGACGAACCATCGATCGAGGAATCGGCGGAGATCCTGCGCGGCCTGCGGGACCGCTACGAGGACCACCACGAGGTCAAGTACGCGGACGAAGCGCTCGACGCGGCCGCCGACCTCTCGGCCCGCTACCTGCTCGACCGCCGGCTGCCCGACAAGGCGATCGATCTGGTGGACCAGGCCGGCGCAGCGAACCGCCTGGTGGCCGCGAAGGAGCGCAAGAGCGTGCTCGACCCGGTCGACATGGAGCGTGTCGTCGCCTCGATGGCCAAGATCCCCGAGAAGTCCGTATCGAGCGACGACCGCGACGCTCTCCTCAACCTCGAGGAGGAACTGAAAGCGGTCATCTTCGGCCAGGACGAGGCGATTCGATCGATCTCGTCGGCCGTCAAACTGGGCCGCGCCGGCCTGGGTACCCTGGAGCGGCCGATCGGCAGCTTCCTGTTCTCGGGTCCCACGGGGGTCGGCAAGACGGAACTCGCCCGCCAGCTGGCCCAGGTGCTCGGCATTGCCTTCACCCGCTTCGACATGAGCGAGTACATGGAGAAGCACACCGTGTCGCGGCTGATCGGCGCACCTCCCGGCTACGTCGGCTTCGACCAGGGCGGTCTGCTGACCGACGCGATCCGCCGCACGCCCCATACCGTCCTGCTGCTGGATGAAATCGAGAAGGCTCACCCGGACGTCTACAACATCCTGCTGCAGGTCATGGACCACGCCACGTTGACCGACAACAACGGCCGCAAGGCCGACTTCCGGCACGTGATCCTGATCATGACGACGAACGCCGGCGGCCGGGAGCTGACGACGAAGCCGATGGGCTTCGGCGACCGCTCGAAGCTCTCCGCCGAAGCCGCCTCGAAACCGGCGGTCGAGCGCCTGTTCACGCCCGAGTTCCGCAACCGGATCGACGCCTGGGTCGTGTTCAAGGCGCTCGAGATGGACTCCGTGCGCCTGATCGTCGACAAGCTCGTGGGCGAACTCGGCGGCCAACTCGACGACCGCAAGATTGCCATCGAGTTGACCGAGGCCGCCCGCGACTGGCTGGCCGAACACGGCTACGAACCGGACTTCGGCGCCCGCCCGATGCGCCGTCTGATCGACGAGAAGATCAAGCGCAAGCTGGCGGACGAGATCCTCTTCGGCAAGCTGGCCGACGGCGGCAAGATCACCGTTGACGCGAAGGAGGGCGCGTCACTCGAAGACGGCCTGCTCCTCAGGACCCGGCGGAAGCGCCGGGCCAAGCGCAAGAAGCCGAACTAG